The Gossypium raimondii isolate GPD5lz chromosome 2, ASM2569854v1, whole genome shotgun sequence genome segment CCACTTCAATTAGTTGTAATAGCTCTTTGCCTCCATATGATAGTTTATGTAAATGTATTTATACCCAATTTATGCAGTAAAATCTCAATTACATTTGTGGAGTTAAAATTTCTACTGTCATACACCAATTACGCTTATAGATGTATACTTTTTCTTATTCTACAAGTTACATTAAAATTGTCACGTAtctctttttaaatattataagacACTTGTCAACTCCTGATCTTATTTGCGGAGTCTAAAAACTCCACTGACAGTATATTAAATAAGTATATACacgttaaaaataaataaaataaaaattgaggatattttaaccaattagaTTAATAATATTTGACAAAATATGCAGTTTTTGGATCTTGTGTATACCCTcttactttgaattttttatgttcaCATTTTTATTCCACTTCACTGATTTtgttcaataaaataaaactcaaaggGCCAGAACCACCTGCTTCCCACTTTTAAGAATTCTCATTTAAAacgaattaaaatttaaatttaaatttaatccctgattaattatttgatatttaatctcAAAATGTCACGTCATCATACTTTAACATAATCtaaatttaaggactaaattgagagcaGTTACCAAATTTCGAGACCAAATTTAATGATTGGTTGTTactttttctctaaaataaaaataattcaattaaaacatagaTCAAACCAATTAATCTAACATCtaataatcatttcaaaccATCTTACACGGGGTTTGGTTCATGGAATATAGAAGTACTATTGTCAATCTTATATTTCGGAATTACATTTCTATATTCAATAGTGCCAAAATTTCGTAATATAAGAGGTAATCTCAATCTGTATTGCTTAAACATCTAAGCATCTATGTTCAAATCGGTTCTCgatttcttgatttattctgcTCAACCCTAATTTTATTCCAACCTGGACCGAACTAcgttattaattaatagtataaattggattataaattaattttattttaaataataaaacgttCTAGGTTTATACCTTGGTTATTAGggtaactaattttaatttattttatgctacacttatatgtataataattattatgaaataatgcaaaatttgaacattaaaaatttcttcATAAGCCTATTCTATAAAGTTGATTGCATTATACCATTGCCTCCCTAAGTACCAGGAACCCTTTTTAAGTTAGTTCAGCCAAAtttaatgtttgttttgtaattACAGTGACACTATTAAGTCCTAATTCGATTGGTATCGACATTGTTATTAATAtaggaggacgtgagttcgaATGCGTTGaagtaaaaaataacattgttatCAATGTttgtaaaagaataaattttaatcatttcgTAACTATTGTGTTGATGTTCAACCAACTCGtgaccaataaaataaaaaatttcgtAAACTTGAATATCGCCGAGAatcctttattatttattattttactatagtCTAAAGAAAAATGACATCATTCTACACGGTAAGATCTACTTGCGGAACagattgaaaactaaaatatattaagacctaaatcataataaatttggataaagtctatatataattatacttaaatttagaataatgTAGAAGAAAACTGATACATGATATTTGTGCATAGGTGAACTCGAATCTGGGCAATCAAGGTCCTAAGGCCTCAACTTTGCCAACAAAGTCGatgcattttttttaagtattatttATGTCTATTTCGATTGTACCTTCTAATAATGTCATCTCTAAAATTAGAATTTACGATGAGTAAACCATTGGTTATAAAACTTTTTTACTCTAATGACAATGGACAAGaccatatttatataaaaaattatataaaatacaaatggttttaagtaaaaattttaattatgtctaATTTGTGACCAAATTTTTATAACCGAATTGATGGTCAAATCAGTTAGACAAATGATTGTCGATCCaaccaattcaattaaacaaattattaaaaaacttattaaaataaaaaaatatattaaaaaatctatttaaccGCTCGGTTCAAcaggttttttttattctacTTCAATCAATCCTTACTCGTGACACCGAttcaatcatataaatatatatatatatatatatatatatatatatatatatgatacatATATCGTAAGACTAAGGTACAAATCTTGATTCTAGTTACCTAAATAACGCCTCTATATCAGAGCCGCTACTTTTGGCGGCACCAAAACCGCAAACTCTCATCTCAATCACCATCTTCCCCCTCCTTTCACATCTCCTCGTTCAACTCTTACAtacacattcatacatacatatgCAATAAAACGACCAAACCCCCATGCTTTGTTTTCCCCCTGTTCTTCCATAATCCCAGttcctttttcctttcatttctgATCGATGAACAGAGACTTAAACACTTCGTTTTCCAGTTCTAATCTCTTATGCCAAGAAACCCAACAAGAGCAAGAAGCTTGTTTTTCTGAAACAGCAAAAGAATCCCATCATTACAAATCACCATGTTCAGACAATGAAGACGATGATGAATACATTGAGAACTTGGTTCAAAGAGAAACAACTACCGATGATCTATTCACCACTAAAACTTGGCTGAAATCTGCTCGTTTTGATGCTATTCAATGGATTTTCAATGTtcgttttctctttcttttttttttataatctctatttacatctttttcatctattgttttttttttccaataaatttttactgtttttttgtttgttttgttgtgGATTCAGACAAGAGAAACCTTCGGATTCCAAGTTCATACAGCGTATTTATCTGTTACTTACTTTGATCGGTTCATTGCAACAAGATCCATTGAtgtaagggttttttttttctctgaaataaatttacgggactagaattgaattttaagtttttataggggttaaaagaaaatttactattatatgtttatatttttataatttttatgggaccttaaaaagaaatttgaccTTTTTTGGACTAAGCCCTGTGCGCGTTCACCACCTTTGGAGGTGAAGCTCAGCGAGGCAAAGAGCTCTTGGACCCTTagttaaataagaaaaatatcatttttagtcttccgaaaatgaaaaattttatttttggtcccTCCTGTTGAGAATGCTCCtcctaaaatataataattcatttaagatttttttaacactaattttttttgctttgacaccaaattttataatccaaaatttttagaaattttcattagcaccttgaaatttttgaaaaaattaattaaatcccctaaaatttttgaaaatgctaATTAAgccttttcaaaaattttcaaaaatccaattaaaccctcaaaacttttaaaagtttcaatTAAACCCCCAAGAACTTTTAATTAAACCCTTAAAACTTAATCCCAAAACGTTTGTTACAGGAAGGGAAGATGTGGGCTATTCCATTGTTGTCAATTGCATGTTTATCATTAGCAGCCAAAATGGAAGAACCCAAAGTACCATTTTTATCAGAGTTTCATACAAAAGATTATCAATTCGAAAACAAAGTGATTCAAAGGATGGAATTAATGGTGCTCACCACATTGGGATGGAAGATGAGTTCTGCAACACCTTTCTGCTATTTGCATTACTTCATCAGAAAATTTCATGGTGAATTTGAGACtaaaggattaatttgcaaagctattgaatttattatagCTATCATCAAaggtaattaaaaattttcaaaaaaaatgatttttgaatgaaattatgaactggaaatttgggtttttaattcataggatttaatgttttttttttttatgtagaaATGAGTTTGGTGGATTGTAGACCGTCGATTATTGCTGCAGCTGCAGTGTTAGCTGCTTTGAACGGTGGTTTAACAAGGAAAGCAATGGAGGACAAGATTGGTTGCATTTCATTGTGGGGATCTTTACAAAGTGTGAGTTTTTTTCcgtttaattatagttttagtccctctactatgttaaaaatttatatttaattcatctatttttctttaatacaATGCAATCTCAAACTTACACACGCACACATTACACTACCATACAGACGAACCTATAAATTGAACCCTAATCTCAATCAAAGGTGAACTCCCTTTTAGCCAATGGACCTACTTCTGGAGTTCAATTCATCTAGTTTAATTTGTCATAGCTTAGtcttatatacttttataacattagtcttggaatttagtccctaaactttttttaatcCACATCAGTCTCGTAGCTCAAGCAAATTTTCCCAATTTTATCATTGAACTTGGATTTGATGTTATGCCACAtcatcatttgaaaattttaaaaatatataaaatctaaaaaatactaaaatacatttaaaatataaagaagttataaaattttattttctcataaaattttcaagtaataaTTTGATACAATCTCAAAGAAACACGACATCATAAGTTAATGGAATCAAGttcaaggatcaaattgaaaaaaaactatcaaattCCGGGATGAATGTGGACAACAAAAggtttaaaaatcaatataagaaaatttattaaatttaagaattaaaattttttatcccATAATGTTATTAATAGTAACATATTCACGAAAATCCACTTCATCACTTTAAAGGCAACAATTAACTATTTTCAGAgtgttaacattattaaatgttaatacTTCAAACGTGACGATTaacattattatcaaattagaCACGAtaataaagttataaaagtatgattcaaaatatttcaaattaaaatcctaaatttcaTCATAAGAGAGGGACTAAAATCACAATTAATCCTTTGTCTCAAAGGCTAACAAATCTTTGTGCAacttttaagtatatatttttatattggatggAACAGGAACATATATTTTCATGCTATAATATGGTGGTGGAAATAGAGATGAGAAAATGTAAGACCCCAAAGTTTGCAATTTCCCCAAAATATTGGTCAGTTGGTGATGTAATTGGTGAAGTTTTTTGTTCAGATGCCAGTGATGGAGGAGGTGGTGGTGACATTAAGAGGAAACTTACATTCAATCACTCCTCTGATCAAAATAGCCTGTCAAAGAAAATATGTCGGCCATAATGGAAATTGggtagttttatttttatttttagtgataagatttagggtttgtaCAATTCGATTGATTTGTTTCAATTAGATTTCCCATATCATGATTTGGTGTCCTTTTTAGTGTGTGTTTGGGAAATTACCAATTTCCAAttacaaaaaaagtaaaatataaatatataggatAGTTTTAGGaggttttttctttaaataagaTTTTGAGTTGTGAATGGATAAAGCGGTGTTAgaaaaaatttgtgttttattttgaactcTAATCTGATTCAATTTCGGTATTTAATTGACTAGATGTCGAAAGACTGATTTGTTTGTACTTTATAATATCTACTGTTTTTAATAAGATGCTTAAAATTGTCCATAGTCCCTCCCTAGTctttaaataagaggataatgcgctttagTGTACTCAAACTCACGTTCTCTTACACTGACAATAATGACaataccaatcgagttaagatttAATCGAcgtttatattttcttaatcacgttgttaagaaaaaaataaatgattacatatatattatattatatttcacTTGTAATATTTAACcctactttaaaaaaaacattataaagtTTAAATGGGGATTGGATTTGCTTGGAAAACTGCAAATGCAGGGGTGAATTTGAATAGACGGGAATTAATTCgtataattaatttatagttaaaatgtaaattcattgttttaataatttatatttttattatatttgggagttaaaatataattttaccatttaataatttaaaatttcataaattttaaaggatcaaaacttaaaatttcaattttggggAGATCGAGCAAAGGGGTTATAAATATGGGATTCGAATTAAGATCTATTAAATGTCATTTTTCGCCACAGTGCTAAATTAggacacaaaaataaaaaaataaactttattttcttgaaGTTGCAAAGAAGGTGAGGTCTTATTATAACGGGATATTGTGGgattctttttaaatcaatgactatagttaaaatatagaaatcagAATACTGCAACCATTTGATCAAGCCATatcaaaaattaagaaattgtgTCGGTGACTTGAAACTCATTAAATCAATTAGTAGAATACATCGTTTTTCTCCGAAAAATCAATTTCTTTCCTTCATTTAATGTCTAATGTTGAAAcggattgaattgattaaaaaaataaattcacgTTTTTCGATACAAATATTATGCGACATAATCCACAAtggattaatattttttaaaaaaagatccCTATATATTTAGATGTTTAAATAGCTTAATTTTGAAGCAATCTTTAGAAATGATAAATGTATTTGAGAGGTCCTTCTATTATAGGATTTGATCAAATTAGCCCTTTACTATTAAATGGatcgacttaaataaaattaacatctactgtataaaaaatatcatttactatttaatagagctaatattgtttgaaatttttacagtTATGTAAATAATATCTGttctttgaaatttaattacaattgaaaaaaactcgaatcattttttatagataaatattaattttatgcggatttttgatttttttaataatataaaaactaaatttaacccAATTAAACGCAGAGGAATCATAGGGCATTACCCTTTAGAAACATTCGTTTATGGGGATTGAAATTTGGGGGTGTCAGAGGCTCCACACTTGAACAGTGCTCCACATGCATTCATGGGGTTCTTAGGATTTATTCAGTCTGGCATTATTAAGTATTTGTATTTTAGTTTCCATTAATTACTATGTAATATGGCCTCTGAACATATACCTGCAGGCTGCAATTTAAAGTGAGATCATATTTGCCTGCCATTGCCACTGAATTATTTAACTTTAGGACTgtacatgtttttttatttttgttcctaATGTCTCTCTCTCATCCCAACAATTGCCATGCTGTCTAAGGTCTAGTTTAAGAaggtattttaaaagtatttttttgggaaaaaaacattttttaggagaaattaaaatttttagtttttgaaaaaaaaaaggtaattttgaGTCAATTTTTAACTTGAGAGAAgcattttttctctcaaaaaaacAGTTTGTTAAGGAGTGTTTTTGTCCCAAAAGTGTTTTTTAGAAGCAATGCTAAACAGACCCTAAATAAAATCAATGGTCTTCtcaaaaagaaggaaaagttgtttgtttaaattataaatttaagagTTTTGTTGATACAATGTTGAGATTACGTGGTTTATAGTGATCTATTCAATCGTTGGAAAGTCATAAATCGTTACGAGTGATTGaagtttgtaaaattttaatcgaAATTTTTGTAAGAAGAGtttagattatattttgcctcatctatttaaaaaatgagtaaagTAGTCTTTGTATAGTgtatcaaagagcaaattgattcGTTCTATTAAATTTTTCACCCATTTGTACGGTTAAAAACTGGTGTAGCTGATAGAATAAGATGACAGTGACACGTGGCGTGCCACATGTACCTTATGTTGATGTATAATGAcaagtttttaacagtagaaatggatgaaatttttaacagaatgattaatttactttttgatctaaggtataggaactaatttacctattttatgAGTAGAAGGGGGCAAAATTCAATTCGGTTCCTAATATAATAGCCTACATGGTATTTTTACCTTTGAAGTTTAGATTCTTAGGAGAGTTGACGGAGGAAGAAAAAATTTGTTGtgcaaagagagagagagagagagagtccTTGTTTTTTTGCTATTTGTCGGTTTTAAAATGGGTGCCTTTGTTCATGCCCCTAACATAATATGTCTACTTGATATTAGTCCTCTACTCCCTAGAATCCAATTGACCTATTGATGTCATGTCCTCGTAGGTATGTATTGTCATGTTAAGACAATAGATAAATGTGATGTTCTTCGATACAGAAATTCTAGCAGCAagtagtctgctccactgcactgAATTAAATCTAGTGGAGTAGAAGACTTCTTTTCACAACTTTTTACTCTATACTTTAAAGgcataattgcaaaaaaaaaaaaaacaaccctCAACGGTTGGGGGCTTTTGGTTTTGTGCCATTggcctttttttttattgacatCCTCAACATTATgatttttccataaattaactcaattttaaCAGTAAACATGAGTTGACAATTAGTCGAACGCCGGTCAACGAAATAAGCCTATGTGACGTTATAGATGacatcatctttttctttttcattttgtttccatcttctttcttcttctccctTCCTCTCTTTCCCTGCTATtacagtaaaaaaataaaatttgtagtTCCCTTTCAATTTCAACTCAACCATTTAACACCTCACTCTTCCACAAGCTTCACTTACACCGGGATTCAACACCactttgtgtaacacccctaactcatatccatcgccagaatagggttatagggcattaccagagtttacaaattaatttacaaacatttcattatttcatcaaacattcatatttataaccaatcaaaatcaaaacattaatgagctaacgttggccaatttaacttattcatgccattataaccagaatcaaatcatccaaaattactgataaaaccaatggatagtgtgatatatctccaataAGCTTCTAatccaatcgagcttccgataatcatttcaatgcatctaataattatacatattaccaataataattcaattccaataataaaatacatatttatataatattcatcaccaaataacattcactttaattaaaattatacaaaatatagttcatacgaacttacaaagctaaattgcgaaataccaaaatttagggacattttggtaattttcaattttcatcaaattttcacccaatcttgatctaaattaatatttcattcaatttattaatttaaataataaaacaattcatttcatgaaatttggtcacttttgacatttttgcaaatttacccttaaagtttcacatttgttcaattcagtcctaaacttaaaacatgtaaattagctattttaaaataatctcatattagctgaatattcacatatatttttctcctcctctccattccacatccttggtatatacataataccactatttacttatttactcataacaagctaTTCACTTAAGTCATGGTGACTAAATTAATCATATCTTAATCTACAGAACTCTAAATTGAGATCCACTAATTTTATCTgcaactagactcacatatattcttaccacaaaattttcagaatttttggttcagccaataaatacagtttattttttaaagtcatccctgttctgctgtcttaCAGTTTTGActcttcttcactaaaaattaattatcttctcatacgtaattcagatgatgttaccatttaattatattgaaaatagactcattaagggtttaaacatttaaatttaagcccctaatttgttttctccaattttttatgattttccaaagtcagaatagggaaccggaattcattctgaccttgtctcacaaaatttattatatctcataatttacaattccattgattacactgtttcttctatgagaaactagactcaataagatttaatttcatatgtttttcatcctctaattcaatttccatgatttatggtgatttttcaaagttaacctactatttatgtccaaaactgttttagtgcaaaatgttgattactaaatttataacacccttattccctttctctatagtatttcccatcactttctcttatttttcttcactaacatatcaagaatatagaaccttatacaataaaaccctacattaatatcaatttcatactttttcaataatatcaaactcaaaaatatattgaaatcttgatgttcttaccttgctctattgatttcaatctttaacttgattttctctctcctccagcctctatttctcgaatctaacttgatattctagctccccttagtctccttatcaattttctctcttggtggctatggaaatttctttgaattctaagtgaaaatggtgaatttttggtgtgatgatcaaattgtaaagaaagaaaaactttctttctttctctcttcttctcacgttgatGCATGGAAAAATAGTGGGATGAtggcttttttctttctttctttctacatatatatactaaataaaataataaaatatcattaaaaaaatcaaataaaatattataaactaatatttatttatttatctaaaatatctccaacatcatcattgccttctagatttctctctccttctaattgaccatttttcccttcatgatcttttaaaattccatccttcaGTCATCActcaatttggtaaaattatgatttagtccctcataattcttcacttattcaatttggtcctaattcatccattttccttaatttctagATCAtttcacccttaaaatatttgcacaattaatccttcaactttttcatatttaacccctcaaattttaaatatttactcttgggcaacaaaaattttctcacttttgcgaatTAGTCCTTTCTtgcattaatatgtcataatatacttcccaatgttaacataaatcaaaattttgctttttgtcactttatttccttattttactatatcaagtatacctactttcttactgtagtaattttcaggATACTACATTTTTCtcccccttaaaataaatttcgtctTCGAAATTTCCTTGTTCTGTTTTGATCATGAACTTCATCATTTCTATATTCTTTCAGTTATAATTTTCTATCCATTCTTAtcactaacatatcaatatAATGTTTTCTTCATGCTGAGGATACAGCTCAAACACACAATCTTTCAACATTCTTTTAGCATGTAAACCAAAAATCCTTTAAACCGTATTAGTTCAAGGAAACAAATATTCTGATTGAActcattaaatttaatcaaatttacctGAGGAAAAATTccatcatataaattttaagttcatgctctcattattttttacttttgctTATGACAATTCCTTACACGAAAATCAGAAAAGTCCAGATACCAAAATCACCACATTTCAGCTCTGAAATTTCATCGTAGCAAAACAATACACTTTTtaaatatgcatgcaaaacagaaTAATAACTGGTCATAAACCAACCAAACCAACAGGGTTTTCGTCTAACATCATAATTAGCTAACATTCTCATAACATAAGAACTCCATTAAAAACTGAACAATTATACACATATCTCtgaggataaaagaatatatagaaTATCCAGAAAAGATCATCGTGTTCATTTTGATTGTAATCGTCACACACAGACATCTTTAccacttaattatcatttctctgACTAATTTTGTTATCACGAACCTCACATTATTCCATTCACTGaaaaaatcaattcagaagaacTTCCAGTAAATACATACGTTCTTTAGGTATCATACCTAAATATTTtgtctcatcaaatttaacttcttaTTTAATCGTGACATTACATAATccataaaatctttaaaataatctaatatttcttttaaaactgaGCTCATTTGTTACACTATACTTAACTCTGTTTGCAT includes the following:
- the LOC105787672 gene encoding cyclin-D5-1 isoform X1, which gives rise to MNRDLNTSFSSSNLLCQETQQEQEACFSETAKESHHYKSPCSDNEDDDEYIENLVQRETTTDDLFTTKTWLKSARFDAIQWIFNTRETFGFQVHTAYLSVTYFDRFIATRSIDEGKMWAIPLLSIACLSLAAKMEEPKVPFLSEFHTKDYQFENKVIQRMELMVLTTLGWKMSSATPFCYLHYFIRKFHGEFETKGLICKAIEFIIAIIKEMSLVDCRPSIIAAAAVLAALNGGLTRKAMEDKIGCISLWGSLQSEHIFSCYNMVVEIEMRKCKTPKFAISPKYWSVGDVIGEVFCSDASDGGGGGDIKRKLTFNHSSDQNSLSKKICRP
- the LOC105787672 gene encoding cyclin-D5-1 isoform X2, which translates into the protein MNRDLNTSFSSSNLLCQETQQEQEACFSETAKESHHYKSPCSDNEDDDEYIENLVQRETTTDDLFTTKTWLKSARFDAIQWIFNTRETFGFQVHTAYLSVTYFDRFIATRSIDEGKMWAIPLLSIACLSLAAKMEEPKVPFLSEFHTKDYQFENKVIQRMELMVLTTLGWKMSSATPFCYLHYFIRKFHGEFETKGLICKAIEFIIAIIKEMSLVDCRPSIIAAAAVLAALNGGLTRKAMEDKIGCISLWGSLQSEHIFSCYNMVVEIEMRKYASDGGGGGDIKRKLTFNHSSDQNSLSKKICRP